Within the Acidobacteriota bacterium genome, the region AAGGATTCCACCCGGGTGAGGTGGACGATTCGTTGCCGGGTCTCGGAGTTCCGCAGGGGTTTGTCGATCCTGAAGTAGTGGGTGTCCCCATGCACCAGAACCACCGGCTTGGAAATGGCCAGCATTTCAGCCTCCAGGGAGCCGAGAAAATCCTCGAAGCCGGAGCGCCCCGAATCTCCCGGGGGCAGCTCGAAGCGGGGGTTTCCATGGATAACCAGCACCAGCGCCCGATAGCGGTCCTGGGCGGCCAGGCTGAAGGCGGCTTCCATCCAGGCCAGGTTGGCCGCCAGGCGCTGGGCATGCTCCCGGTCTCCCTCCGGCCAGCGACCGAATCCGTCGTTGCTTCCCACCACGTGCAGGGTGGCGAAGAGGACGCCCGACCGGCTCCAACGGCTGTTCTCCCTGAAGCTGGCAAAGGCGGGCGAGCTGCTTTGACGTTCCAGCTCGAAGGTGGTCTGCCCCAGGGTCCGTTCCGTGGGATAGAGGACTTTGCGGAGGAAGGCCAACCGCTCCAGGGGATCCGAAGGCGTCTCCGGTTTGTGGCAGTCGGTCCATTCGTTGTCGCCTGGCACGAAGATGAAGGGATGCCTGAAGCGGTTGAACTGCTCCAGGCGGTGCCGGTAAATGGCGTCCCCGCAGGGATCGTTCTGGCCCTTGAAGTCGCCCACGTGGATCACAAAGGCCAGGTCCTCCCGGTTCATGGCATCGATGAGGTTTTCAAACTGCGGTTCCTCGACCGGTGCGTAGGGCAGGTCCCCGATGATGCCGAAGGACCATTCGGATGGAGGCTGCGGGCTTCGGCAGGCGGAGGCTCCCACCAGGAGCAGGCAGGCGGAGAGAATCAGCAGTATTCGAGATCCCATATCGAATTCCTTTCTGGGGCGGGAAGCAGCTATGGACGAGTCCTCATTAGTCCCCGGGAACGTCCGGGGACCGATAGTGTACCGTCTCGATTCACGGGGCTCAACCGGCAACTGGATCAACCGGAATCGGCGCCATGGCTCTGCTTCGGCGGGGTCGATGCGGTTTCCGCCGGCAGGGTGATTGTCTGCCCCATCGCAAGAAGCTGAGAGGCACGCAACGGGAGAGTATGCGGGCGGGACGCCCGCGCTCCCGGGGGCGCCCTCCGGATGGTGAAGTGGAGGGTATCCGGGAAAATCCTGTGCATCCTGTGCATCGATGTGAATAAACCATCTACTCATGCTTGAATTTGAATATGATGGGAGAATGCGTATCACGCTCACCATCCGGCAGCCGGCTCCAATCGCTATCAAAGCAGTGCAGGGAGCTGGGGGATTGGACTATACTTCCCGAAGATCGGCGGCTGGAACGGCTGGCCTACACGGTGGATGAGGCATTCATACCAGTGACAAATCTCTTGGAACCGGTGGGAGGAAGAGGATGAATCGACGAGAGCTCATCAAGTCTTTGGCTGCGGTGCCGGTGATGGCCGGAGGCGCCGCAAGTCCGCGGGCATCCTGGAGCAAGGGGGACGGCTCGGGGACTGTCGCCGTCCAGCAACGCTGCTATACCGACGAGTGGAAACGCACCAAGCCCGACCATGTGCTCTATCTGCCTCCTGAACCGCTCGGCGACGACGGGGACAACGAACATCTCATCGTGGTGGAGACGCCCAAGGGAGATCTGCTGGCGACCTGGAGCCAGGGAGCCTACGAGATGTCTCGCGACTACCGTACCGTGGCTTCACGGAGCCGGGACGGCGGGATGACCTGGACGCCTCCGGTAACCATTGTCGGCCCCACCGACCACCCGGGATTCACGGCGGCCTTTGCCGTTCCGCTGGTGAGTCGCAGCGGGCGCATCTACCTGCTGTTCAACAAGCACACCGGCGTCACCGACATGTCCTACACCGTCACCTCGCTGCAGCGCTGCATCTACTCGGACGACGACGGCCACACCTGGAAGGAAGGGGCCGACCTGGAGGTCCGGCGGCGTCCCAGGTACGACCACCCCGATCCCAAGATGCAGAAGAACCTGATCTTCTGGCAGCAATCGATTCGGGATTCCAAGGACCGCATGCTGCTCGGATTTACCCGCTGGAGCAGCTTGAGCCGCTTTCCCATGGCCAACGGCCCCGCCGGGTGGTATCCCGACTCCAGGTCGGAGTTCGTTCGATTCGACAACCTCGACGACGGTCCCCATCCCAGGGACCTCAAGCTCACCTGGCTTCCGGAGGGGGATTCCGTTTCAGTCCCCTGTCCCTTCGAGCCCCACAAGAGCCGCGGCTACAGTCTGGGCGAAGAGCCGGCGGTGGTGCTTTTGCCCGACGGGCGGCTGTTTGCCG harbors:
- a CDS encoding sialidase family protein, giving the protein MNRRELIKSLAAVPVMAGGAASPRASWSKGDGSGTVAVQQRCYTDEWKRTKPDHVLYLPPEPLGDDGDNEHLIVVETPKGDLLATWSQGAYEMSRDYRTVASRSRDGGMTWTPPVTIVGPTDHPGFTAAFAVPLVSRSGRIYLLFNKHTGVTDMSYTVTSLQRCIYSDDDGHTWKEGADLEVRRRPRYDHPDPKMQKNLIFWQQSIRDSKDRMLLGFTRWSSLSRFPMANGPAGWYPDSRSEFVRFDNLDDGPHPRDLKLTWLPEGDSVSVPCPFEPHKSRGYSLGEEPAVVLLPDGRLFAAMRTITGNVWYSVSEDPDGRVWRKSEALRIRDHGRFMHHPKNTAPLYRLLDGRYILFFQNHDGTGYGAKGPGDMGARRAPMFYAVGEFQPKAHQPIWFSQPKVFCDAENVAVGPGNGGLEGGRTWLSFYGAMSYAGGKQILWYPDRKHFLLGKEITPQMLG